The following coding sequences lie in one Pseudarthrobacter phenanthrenivorans Sphe3 genomic window:
- a CDS encoding MFS transporter → MSITAHKQQTGRVSTAKTIVGTGIGNAVEWYDWAIYATFTPFIASQLFSKADPASAVLSTLAIFAVGFVARPFGGFLFGWIGDRVGRKTSMTLAVGLASLGSLMIGIAPTFASVGAWASLMLLVARLVQGLAHGGELPSSQTYLSEMAPREHRGFWATLIYTSGTVGILFGTLLGAVLNMTLTTEAMNAWGWRIPFLLGAAMGLYALIMRSRLHETEAFEGESVSEKRAPIWPQIVRHRKQALQVIGLTVGLTVIYYIWGVVAPSYATTALKIDRGEALWAGVVANIVFIAVLPVWGKLSDRIGRKKVLWCGAIGSAVMHFPMTWLLKDSAWQLAVGMSVMLIFIAACAAIVPAVYAELFPTSIRTVGVGVPYSICVALFGGTAPYLQQWLGTSLGMPQLFNIYAVVLLAVSAAFVFTIPETKGKDLTH, encoded by the coding sequence ATGTCCATCACAGCGCATAAGCAGCAGACTGGTCGCGTGTCCACCGCCAAGACCATCGTCGGGACCGGAATCGGCAACGCCGTCGAGTGGTACGACTGGGCCATCTACGCCACCTTCACTCCCTTCATCGCCAGCCAGCTCTTCAGCAAGGCGGATCCGGCGTCAGCTGTCCTGTCCACCCTGGCGATTTTCGCCGTCGGCTTCGTGGCACGCCCCTTCGGCGGCTTCCTCTTCGGCTGGATCGGCGACAGGGTGGGCCGAAAGACATCCATGACGCTCGCCGTCGGCCTCGCATCGCTGGGCAGCCTGATGATCGGCATTGCTCCCACGTTCGCAAGCGTGGGCGCATGGGCGTCGCTGATGCTGCTGGTGGCCCGGCTCGTCCAGGGCCTTGCGCACGGCGGTGAGCTGCCGTCGTCGCAAACGTACCTGTCGGAGATGGCTCCCCGCGAGCACCGCGGATTCTGGGCGACGCTGATCTACACGTCCGGGACGGTGGGAATCCTGTTCGGCACGTTGCTCGGCGCGGTCCTGAACATGACCCTGACTACCGAGGCCATGAACGCGTGGGGCTGGCGCATCCCGTTCCTGTTGGGCGCTGCGATGGGTCTGTACGCGCTGATCATGCGGTCGCGGCTGCATGAAACTGAGGCGTTCGAAGGCGAGTCCGTTTCCGAGAAGCGCGCACCGATCTGGCCTCAGATTGTCCGCCACCGCAAGCAGGCGCTGCAGGTGATCGGCCTGACCGTGGGCCTGACTGTCATTTACTACATCTGGGGCGTGGTGGCGCCGAGTTATGCAACCACCGCCTTGAAGATCGACCGGGGCGAAGCGCTGTGGGCCGGCGTTGTGGCCAACATCGTGTTCATTGCAGTGCTGCCTGTGTGGGGCAAGCTCTCCGACCGGATCGGCCGGAAGAAGGTCCTGTGGTGCGGGGCAATCGGTTCCGCGGTGATGCATTTCCCCATGACATGGCTGCTGAAGGACTCCGCCTGGCAGCTGGCAGTGGGCATGTCCGTGATGCTGATCTTCATTGCTGCATGCGCGGCCATAGTGCCCGCCGTGTACGCCGAGCTGTTCCCGACGTCGATCCGCACCGTTGGCGTGGGCGTACCCTACTCGATCTGCGTCGCCCTCTTTGGCGGCACCGCCCCGTACCTGCAGCAGTGGCTGGGAACCAGCCTGGGCATGCCGCAGCTGTTCAACATCTACGCGGTGGTATTGCTCGCGGTGAGTGCGGCGTTCGTGTTCACGATTCCTGAAACGAAGGGGAAGGACCTGACGCACTAG
- a CDS encoding 2-hydroxy-3-oxopropionate reductase, with translation MPALTQLGSSKCRFGGSKRHLARPSWGTRHRLPEKRTIMSNVAVIGLGIMGLPMAINLVKAGHTVTGFNRSQDKIDKLVSEGGKGATSISDAVKDADVVITMVPDSPDVEGVVSGEDGIFANAKQGTLWIDASSIRPDVAKRLSDEAREAGIRPLDAPVSGGEQGAIDAVLSIMVGGDKEDFDAASDVLNAVGKTIVHVGPSGSGQTVKAANQLIVAVNIEVLGEAIAFLEAYGVDTDAALKVLGGGLAGSKVLDQKGQKMLDRNFDPGFRLALHHKDLGIVTSAAREANVAIPLGAIVAQLVAATVNQGDGALDHSGLFKQVLQLSGRK, from the coding sequence ATCCCAGCCCTCACCCAACTAGGTAGCAGCAAGTGTCGTTTTGGAGGTTCAAAACGACACTTAGCGCGACCTAGTTGGGGAACCAGGCACAGACTTCCAGAAAAGAGAACCATCATGAGCAACGTTGCAGTCATCGGACTCGGAATCATGGGCCTGCCCATGGCCATCAACCTGGTCAAAGCCGGCCACACCGTCACCGGCTTCAACCGCAGCCAGGACAAAATCGACAAGCTCGTCTCCGAAGGCGGCAAGGGCGCCACCAGCATCTCTGACGCCGTGAAGGACGCCGACGTCGTCATCACCATGGTGCCGGATTCCCCCGATGTCGAGGGCGTCGTCAGCGGTGAAGACGGGATCTTCGCCAACGCCAAGCAGGGCACCCTCTGGATCGATGCCTCCAGCATCCGCCCCGACGTCGCCAAGCGCCTCTCCGACGAAGCCCGCGAAGCCGGCATCCGCCCCCTCGACGCCCCCGTCTCCGGCGGCGAACAGGGCGCCATCGACGCCGTCCTCTCCATTATGGTCGGCGGCGACAAGGAAGACTTCGACGCCGCCTCGGACGTCCTGAACGCGGTCGGCAAAACCATCGTCCACGTCGGCCCGTCCGGCTCCGGCCAGACCGTCAAGGCAGCCAACCAGCTCATCGTCGCCGTCAACATCGAGGTCCTCGGCGAAGCCATCGCCTTCCTCGAGGCCTACGGCGTGGACACAGACGCCGCCCTCAAGGTCCTCGGCGGCGGTCTGGCCGGCTCCAAGGTCCTGGATCAGAAGGGCCAGAAGATGCTGGACCGCAACTTCGATCCCGGCTTCCGCCTCGCCCTCCACCACAAGGACCTGGGCATCGTCACCTCCGCGGCCCGCGAAGCCAACGTCGCCATCCCTCTGGGCGCCATCGTCGCCCAGCTCGTCGCCGCCACCGTCAACCAGGGCGACGGCGCACTGGACCACTCCGGACTGTTCAAGCAGGTCCTCCAGCTCAGCGGCAGGAAATAA
- a CDS encoding M20 metallopeptidase family protein, translating into MPVTEDAKELQGDLIRLRHDLHRHPEIGLHLPRTQEKVLQALDGLPYEITLGQDTTSVTAVLRGGKVPSAGTEKQRPTVLLRADMDGLPVQEKTGVDYTSRADGAMHACGHDLHTSMLAGAATLLAEKQHQLPGDVVLMFQPGEEGFDGASYMISEGVLDAAGTRVQAAYGMHVFSSLEPHGTFCTKPGVMLSASDGLEVTVLGAGGHGSAPHAAKDPVTVAAEMVTALQVMVTRQFNMFDPVVLSVGVLHAGTKRNVIPETARIEATIRTFSEASRVQMMEAVPRLLKGIAAAHDVEVQVDYLEEYPLTITDEDETHTAEKVISELFGERRLSRWATPLSGSEDFSRVLAEVPGTFVGLSAVAPGGNPATSPFNHSPYATFDDGVLADGAALYTGLAVSRLATLSTAS; encoded by the coding sequence GTGCCCGTGACCGAAGATGCCAAGGAACTGCAGGGGGACCTTATCCGCCTCCGCCACGACCTCCACCGGCACCCGGAAATCGGGCTGCACCTTCCCCGGACCCAGGAGAAGGTCCTGCAGGCACTGGACGGCCTCCCGTACGAGATCACCCTGGGCCAGGACACCACCTCCGTCACCGCCGTGCTTCGCGGCGGCAAGGTCCCCTCCGCAGGCACAGAGAAACAGCGTCCCACAGTGCTCCTCCGCGCCGACATGGACGGCTTGCCGGTCCAGGAAAAGACGGGCGTGGACTACACGTCACGCGCAGATGGTGCCATGCACGCCTGCGGCCACGACCTGCACACCTCGATGCTCGCCGGAGCCGCCACCCTCCTGGCCGAAAAGCAGCACCAGCTGCCAGGCGACGTCGTCCTCATGTTCCAGCCCGGCGAGGAAGGATTCGACGGCGCCAGCTACATGATCAGCGAAGGTGTCCTGGACGCCGCGGGAACCCGCGTCCAGGCTGCTTACGGCATGCATGTCTTCTCCTCGCTGGAGCCCCACGGAACCTTCTGCACCAAGCCCGGCGTCATGCTCAGCGCCTCGGACGGACTCGAAGTCACCGTGCTTGGCGCCGGCGGCCACGGCTCGGCCCCGCACGCCGCAAAGGACCCAGTGACAGTCGCCGCCGAGATGGTCACCGCCCTGCAGGTCATGGTGACCCGGCAGTTCAACATGTTCGATCCCGTTGTCCTGTCCGTCGGTGTACTCCATGCCGGCACCAAACGGAACGTCATTCCCGAAACCGCCCGCATCGAGGCCACCATCCGGACGTTCTCCGAGGCCTCCCGCGTGCAGATGATGGAGGCAGTGCCCCGCCTGTTGAAAGGCATCGCGGCCGCCCACGACGTGGAAGTCCAGGTGGACTACCTGGAGGAATATCCCCTCACCATCACCGACGAGGACGAAACGCACACCGCCGAGAAGGTCATCTCCGAACTTTTCGGCGAGCGCCGCCTCTCGCGCTGGGCCACTCCGCTGAGCGGCTCCGAAGACTTCTCGCGGGTGCTGGCAGAGGTGCCAGGCACCTTCGTGGGCCTCAGCGCCGTCGCCCCCGGCGGCAATCCGGCCACCTCACCGTTCAACCACTCGCCCTATGCAACGTTCGACGACGGCGTGCTGGCTGACGGGGCAGCGCTCTACACCGGGCTGGCTGTCTCACGACTTGCAACACTTTCAACAGCTTCGTAA
- a CDS encoding P-II family nitrogen regulator yields the protein MQSHPRKLLTIITEAVLEATITRDIELLHARGYTITDARGKGRRGVRSAGWDANSNIRIEVACHEETADAIVAHLQEHYYQDYAMTVFVSDIQVLRPEKF from the coding sequence ATGCAAAGCCACCCGCGCAAGCTGTTGACCATCATCACGGAAGCCGTTCTGGAAGCGACAATCACCCGCGATATCGAACTGCTGCATGCCCGCGGATACACCATTACTGATGCGAGGGGCAAAGGCCGCCGAGGCGTTCGGAGTGCCGGTTGGGATGCGAACAGCAACATCCGCATCGAGGTAGCCTGCCACGAAGAGACGGCGGACGCGATTGTGGCCCATCTGCAGGAGCATTACTACCAGGACTATGCCATGACCGTCTTTGTGAGCGACATCCAGGTACTGCGGCCGGAGAAATTCTAG
- a CDS encoding Lrp/AsnC family transcriptional regulator, translating to MAVELSEEDLALIQVLQSSPRLGWADAAKVLGVHATTLAARWERLVSNGAAWVTAHLAGDPHQMLLAFVAVDCEMNQRDRVTAQLAAIPQIVTVEEAASNRDLMLTVITGSLEEFSAKVVAELKNIEGLVKYQTALCTRLHASADEWRLNVLNRAQLATLRTLGHQGGPDAQKPAAGQLPQSHLDLLPFLARNGRATAAEIARDLGRHPATVQRQLNRVLASGILLFRCEIAQGYSSYPVTCQWFANVPAGQHEEAAAAIRTISNVRLSASTTGPTNFVIIMWLQSLADVMSAELALQQKVPGIHLVESVVMLRTVKRVGWMLNADTTSSGAVVVQSAALPAAD from the coding sequence GTGGCAGTGGAACTCAGCGAGGAGGACCTGGCGCTCATCCAGGTGCTGCAGTCGTCGCCGCGGCTGGGGTGGGCAGATGCAGCCAAGGTCCTTGGCGTGCACGCCACGACGCTGGCGGCCCGGTGGGAACGGCTTGTTTCGAACGGAGCGGCTTGGGTGACTGCCCATCTCGCGGGGGATCCGCATCAGATGCTCCTGGCCTTTGTGGCTGTGGACTGCGAGATGAACCAGAGGGACCGTGTCACCGCACAGCTGGCCGCCATCCCCCAGATCGTCACCGTGGAGGAGGCGGCCAGCAACCGGGACCTCATGCTCACGGTGATTACCGGCTCACTGGAAGAGTTCAGCGCAAAAGTGGTGGCGGAACTGAAAAATATCGAGGGGCTGGTCAAGTACCAGACGGCGCTGTGCACAAGGCTTCACGCCAGTGCCGATGAATGGCGGCTGAACGTCCTGAACCGGGCCCAGCTGGCAACGCTTCGGACGCTGGGCCACCAGGGCGGACCGGACGCGCAAAAGCCGGCGGCAGGCCAGCTTCCGCAAAGCCACCTGGACCTGTTGCCGTTCCTGGCCCGCAATGGCAGGGCAACGGCCGCTGAGATAGCGCGCGACTTGGGACGGCATCCGGCAACCGTGCAGCGGCAGCTCAACCGGGTCCTGGCGAGCGGCATCCTGCTGTTCCGCTGCGAAATCGCCCAGGGCTACTCCTCCTACCCGGTCACCTGCCAGTGGTTTGCCAATGTCCCCGCGGGACAGCATGAGGAAGCGGCTGCTGCCATCCGCACCATCAGCAATGTCCGGCTCAGCGCCTCCACCACCGGGCCCACCAACTTCGTGATCATCATGTGGCTGCAGTCCCTTGCGGACGTGATGAGCGCGGAACTCGCCCTTCAGCAGAAGGTCCCCGGCATCCACCTCGTGGAAAGCGTGGTGATGCTGCGAACAGTCAAGCGGGTGGGCTGGATGTTGAATGCGGACACCACCTCCAGCGGAGCAGTAGTGGTTCAGTCCGCGGCCCTCCCGGCCGCGGACTGA
- a CDS encoding hydroxypyruvate isomerase family protein, whose protein sequence is MTYTVNCSILLTELPLLERPAAAKAAGFDAVEFWWPFESSVPGDAEITKFENAIKDAGVQLTGLNFNAGNMPGGDRGLVSWKGRESEFKDNIDVVAGIGGRLGCKAFNALYGNRQDESTPEEQDELAVKNLAAAAEGVARIGGTVLLEPVSGAPRYPLLTAEDALKVIARVKAAGGAGNIKLLADFYHLSVNGDDVESVIENHAKDFGHIQIADNPGRGAPGTGTLPLGEWIARSRELGYEGYIGLEYKEPQETAFNWAIREHASR, encoded by the coding sequence ATGACGTACACAGTGAACTGCTCCATCCTCCTCACGGAGTTGCCCCTGCTCGAGCGCCCTGCCGCAGCCAAGGCAGCCGGCTTTGACGCCGTCGAATTCTGGTGGCCCTTCGAGTCCTCAGTCCCGGGCGACGCCGAGATCACCAAGTTCGAGAACGCCATCAAGGACGCCGGTGTCCAGCTCACCGGCCTGAACTTCAACGCCGGCAACATGCCCGGCGGCGACCGGGGCCTGGTCTCCTGGAAAGGACGCGAGTCCGAGTTCAAGGACAACATCGACGTGGTGGCCGGAATCGGCGGGCGCCTTGGCTGCAAGGCCTTCAACGCCCTCTACGGCAACCGGCAGGACGAATCCACCCCCGAAGAGCAGGACGAACTCGCGGTCAAAAACCTCGCCGCAGCGGCCGAAGGCGTTGCCCGGATCGGCGGCACCGTCCTCCTCGAACCCGTCAGCGGCGCACCCAGGTACCCGCTCCTCACGGCTGAGGACGCCCTCAAGGTCATCGCCCGCGTCAAGGCAGCGGGCGGCGCCGGAAACATCAAGCTCCTCGCGGACTTCTACCACCTGTCCGTCAACGGCGACGACGTCGAATCCGTCATCGAGAACCACGCCAAGGACTTCGGCCACATCCAGATCGCCGACAACCCCGGCCGCGGCGCCCCCGGCACAGGCACCCTGCCGCTGGGTGAATGGATCGCCCGCAGCCGCGAACTCGGCTACGAAGGCTACATCGGCCTCGAATACAAGGAACCGCAGGAAACCGCATTCAACTGGGCCATCCGCGAGCACGCTTCCCGCTAA
- a CDS encoding C4-dicarboxylate transporter DctA produces the protein MNPQKSTAASSSPTNPTPANTSARKPFYSSLFFQILVAVVSGIIIGHLWPDIGAALRPLGDGFIQLIKMIISPLIFLVIVTGIAAVSDVKAVGRTGVKALIYFTAATLFALVFGLIVGNVVEPGAGLNIDPASLSQDALNAKTATAPPKDAGAFILGIIPTSVVGAFASNSLLQVLCFAVFFGAAIVVVGRERCMPVVSLMETVLELFFKIMGWVMRVAPVGAFGAMAFIIGQYGLGSLGTYALLIAACYGAALVFISLLFGVAWAYPRVPLWQFMKYTREEFLLALGTASTESVLPRIMTKLTNAGCSRATTGLVIPTGYSFNLDGAALYLSISLLFLAQAFGYNLDLGQQLAALGVLMLTSKGMAGVPGSAFLALSATAGALGIFPVAGVALLLGADRLMDSMRVVVNLLGNCVATFVVAKWEGQFDRDAMLRAFAGEGTTAEPALVPSQAKVPEGTAAAAAVEPSPEAVSPAAAR, from the coding sequence ATGAACCCCCAGAAGTCCACTGCGGCGAGCTCTTCGCCAACAAACCCGACCCCGGCAAACACCAGCGCGAGGAAGCCCTTCTATAGCTCCCTCTTCTTCCAGATCCTTGTTGCGGTGGTCTCGGGGATCATCATCGGACACCTGTGGCCGGACATTGGAGCTGCTCTCCGCCCGCTCGGTGACGGCTTCATCCAGCTCATCAAGATGATCATCTCGCCACTGATCTTCCTCGTGATCGTCACCGGCATCGCTGCCGTGAGTGACGTCAAGGCTGTGGGCCGTACAGGCGTCAAGGCCCTGATCTACTTCACAGCAGCCACACTATTTGCCCTGGTTTTTGGCCTTATCGTGGGGAACGTGGTGGAGCCGGGCGCAGGTCTGAACATCGATCCGGCGTCGCTCTCGCAGGACGCCCTCAACGCGAAAACCGCCACCGCGCCACCGAAGGATGCCGGCGCCTTCATCCTTGGAATCATTCCCACCAGCGTAGTGGGCGCGTTTGCCAGCAACAGCCTGCTGCAAGTGCTGTGCTTCGCTGTGTTCTTCGGCGCGGCGATCGTCGTCGTCGGCCGTGAGCGCTGCATGCCCGTCGTCTCGCTGATGGAAACGGTGCTGGAACTGTTCTTCAAAATCATGGGATGGGTTATGCGGGTGGCTCCGGTGGGTGCTTTCGGCGCCATGGCGTTCATCATCGGCCAGTACGGCCTGGGTTCGCTGGGCACCTACGCCCTGCTAATCGCTGCCTGCTATGGCGCGGCGCTAGTGTTCATCAGCCTCTTGTTTGGGGTGGCGTGGGCGTACCCAAGGGTGCCGCTGTGGCAGTTCATGAAGTACACGCGCGAGGAATTCCTCCTGGCGCTGGGAACCGCCTCGACCGAATCCGTGCTGCCCCGCATCATGACCAAGCTGACCAACGCCGGCTGTTCCCGCGCCACCACCGGGCTCGTCATCCCCACGGGCTACTCCTTCAACCTGGACGGGGCCGCGCTGTACCTGTCCATCTCGCTGCTCTTCCTTGCGCAGGCCTTTGGGTACAACCTCGATCTGGGCCAGCAGCTTGCGGCCCTGGGCGTCCTCATGCTGACCTCCAAGGGCATGGCAGGGGTCCCCGGGTCCGCGTTCCTGGCACTGTCCGCCACAGCAGGTGCGCTGGGGATCTTCCCGGTAGCGGGCGTTGCCCTCCTCCTGGGCGCAGACAGGCTCATGGACTCCATGCGGGTGGTGGTCAACCTGCTGGGGAACTGCGTGGCCACGTTCGTTGTGGCCAAGTGGGAAGGTCAGTTCGACCGGGACGCCATGCTGCGCGCCTTTGCCGGGGAAGGCACGACGGCGGAGCCGGCCTTGGTGCCGAGCCAAGCCAAGGTGCCGGAGGGCACAGCCGCAGCGGCCGCCGTCGAGCCGTCACCGGAGGCGGTTTCCCCTGCTGCGGCGCGGTAG
- a CDS encoding sodium-dependent bicarbonate transport family permease yields MIDPIILFFLLGAVAGLLRSELRLPAAIYDFVSIVLLLAIGLKGGIELARQPFASLLPQMLAVVALGFFLSLAAFPVLRFLGRFKRADAASIAAHYGSVSVGTFAVAIAYFTSRQIAFEEHMPLLLVLLEVPAIIVGIVLARGLSRETRWRSVAHEVFLGKSIVLLLGGLLIGWVAGPEGLSSIEPLFFDLFKGILALFLLEMGLITATQIGSLRRYGAFLMAFGIGMPIFSAVVGTALGLVLGLSVGGTAVLATLAASASYIAVPAAMRISVPEANPTLSLAASLGITFPFNVLFGIPMYHALAVWAESFLKG; encoded by the coding sequence GTGATTGACCCCATCATCCTTTTCTTCCTGCTCGGTGCCGTGGCTGGCCTCCTGAGGTCAGAACTGCGCCTGCCAGCCGCGATCTACGACTTCGTCAGCATTGTGCTGCTGCTGGCCATCGGACTGAAAGGCGGCATTGAACTCGCCAGGCAGCCTTTCGCCAGCCTCCTGCCGCAAATGCTGGCAGTGGTTGCGTTGGGATTCTTCCTGTCGCTGGCGGCCTTCCCCGTCCTCCGCTTCCTGGGGCGCTTCAAACGCGCGGATGCTGCCTCCATCGCGGCCCACTATGGCTCCGTCAGCGTAGGTACCTTCGCCGTGGCCATCGCCTATTTCACCAGCCGTCAGATCGCCTTTGAGGAGCACATGCCACTGCTTCTGGTTTTGCTGGAAGTGCCGGCCATCATCGTGGGAATTGTCCTGGCGCGAGGCCTCTCGCGGGAGACCCGGTGGAGGTCTGTTGCCCATGAAGTGTTCCTGGGCAAAAGCATTGTGCTGCTTCTGGGTGGGCTGCTCATCGGTTGGGTGGCGGGTCCGGAAGGACTGTCCTCCATTGAGCCCTTGTTCTTCGACCTCTTCAAGGGGATCCTGGCTCTCTTCCTGCTGGAGATGGGGTTGATCACCGCAACCCAGATAGGAAGCCTTCGCCGCTACGGGGCATTCCTGATGGCCTTTGGGATTGGAATGCCCATCTTCTCTGCCGTGGTGGGGACTGCCCTGGGCCTGGTGCTGGGCCTTTCCGTGGGCGGCACCGCCGTCCTTGCCACGCTCGCGGCGAGTGCTTCCTATATCGCTGTGCCGGCGGCCATGCGCATCTCCGTGCCGGAGGCCAACCCCACGTTGTCCCTGGCCGCCTCGCTGGGGATCACATTCCCGTTCAATGTACTGTTTGGCATCCCGATGTACCACGCGCTGGCCGTCTGGGCCGAGTCGTTCCTGAAAGGATAA
- a CDS encoding amidase has product MNPSNNINTADSTNTQPMDRTIDRRSFVNRFAVLAAATSLGATALPSVAHASPAGRAPANGINPDAYGDVRPEALADITELTIAEAATLIRAGRLSPELLVEAYLDRVGAFDAGYQAFNLVAADDALASARALAGTTHKGPLHGIPLAIKDNYYTRSYPTTANSFIFKDFTPPFDATAVSKLTAAGGIVLGKTQMGPLATTRATTPDGRITTVNAWTPGNPQTNPGGSSSGSATAVAARMATSSVGTQTGGSITAPSNAQNLTGLKPTMGRVSLYGIIPLSYTRDHPGPLARDAKDAAIMLSAMAGEDANDPRTVGLPPVPDLIQAASPVKRGNKVTMRWGTRVGVIPDFTAGSSATSAARKAFLDTLAGIDGIQVVDVSLPEDWETLTGTAFNNVRLPERSEQVLPVLRKDLRSFGVSVTGWLQGSMLGANEYLLGQRAKVLLLERVLDDLFEQCDVVLQTSPNPFDAIGLPELALPIGFDPAGVPIGTILGGRPFAEDRLLAVAAAYQAVTDWHLRRPANPAGEAPPPTSVDPAKSRRPFPGSARGKVLPAPVPAGRGRIEAHEAAELSQ; this is encoded by the coding sequence ATGAACCCCTCCAACAACATCAACACCGCCGACAGCACGAACACCCAGCCCATGGACCGCACCATCGACCGCAGGTCATTCGTCAACAGGTTCGCGGTGCTGGCTGCAGCAACGTCACTTGGCGCCACGGCCCTGCCCTCCGTCGCCCATGCATCACCGGCAGGCAGGGCGCCGGCCAACGGAATCAACCCCGACGCCTACGGGGACGTCCGGCCGGAAGCCCTCGCGGACATCACGGAACTCACCATCGCCGAGGCCGCCACCCTCATAAGGGCGGGGCGGCTGTCTCCCGAACTTCTGGTGGAGGCCTACCTGGACCGGGTGGGTGCCTTCGACGCCGGATACCAGGCATTCAACCTCGTGGCCGCCGACGATGCGCTGGCGAGTGCGCGCGCCTTGGCCGGCACCACCCATAAAGGCCCCCTCCACGGAATACCCCTCGCCATTAAGGACAACTACTACACCCGTTCGTATCCCACCACGGCCAACTCCTTCATCTTCAAGGACTTCACCCCGCCATTTGATGCAACGGCAGTATCAAAGTTGACGGCAGCCGGAGGCATCGTCCTTGGCAAGACCCAGATGGGACCGCTTGCTACCACCCGGGCCACCACACCCGACGGGCGGATCACCACCGTCAACGCGTGGACACCCGGGAATCCGCAGACCAATCCCGGCGGGTCCTCCTCCGGCTCCGCCACGGCGGTGGCCGCACGCATGGCAACGTCGAGCGTGGGGACCCAGACGGGTGGATCCATCACGGCGCCATCCAACGCCCAGAACCTGACAGGCCTCAAGCCGACCATGGGCAGGGTTTCGCTGTACGGCATCATCCCGCTGAGCTACACCCGGGACCACCCGGGCCCGCTCGCCCGGGATGCGAAGGATGCCGCCATCATGCTCAGCGCCATGGCGGGCGAGGACGCCAATGATCCGCGGACAGTGGGGCTTCCGCCGGTTCCGGACCTGATCCAGGCCGCCTCCCCTGTAAAGCGCGGCAACAAGGTGACCATGCGCTGGGGTACCCGAGTGGGCGTCATCCCGGACTTTACGGCAGGATCATCAGCAACGTCAGCCGCCCGGAAGGCCTTCCTGGATACGCTCGCCGGAATCGACGGCATCCAGGTAGTGGACGTCAGCCTGCCCGAAGACTGGGAGACGCTGACAGGCACGGCCTTCAACAACGTGCGGCTCCCGGAACGCAGCGAGCAGGTCCTGCCGGTTCTCCGGAAGGACCTGCGCAGCTTTGGTGTGTCCGTGACCGGCTGGCTGCAGGGCTCAATGCTGGGTGCGAACGAGTACCTGCTGGGCCAGCGGGCCAAGGTCCTGCTGCTGGAACGGGTGCTGGATGACCTGTTCGAGCAGTGCGATGTGGTGCTGCAGACCAGCCCCAACCCCTTTGATGCCATCGGGCTGCCCGAACTCGCCCTGCCCATCGGCTTCGACCCGGCAGGCGTTCCCATCGGTACCATCCTCGGCGGCCGGCCCTTCGCCGAGGACCGGCTCCTCGCTGTCGCTGCCGCCTACCAGGCGGTGACGGACTGGCACCTGCGGCGCCCGGCGAACCCGGCTGGCGAAGCCCCGCCGCCCACGTCGGTGGACCCCGCCAAGTCCCGCAGGCCGTTCCCCGGGAGCGCCCGGGGCAAGGTGCTGCCCGCTCCGGTTCCGGCCGGCAGGGGCCGCATCGAGGCGCACGAGGCCGCCGAACTGTCCCAGTAG
- a CDS encoding helix-turn-helix transcriptional regulator: MAPQDFESGTSSVPAGETRWTFLTNHAHVLLAIARDPQIRIRDVAARVGVTERAAQKITADLVEAGYLTRTREGRRNSYTVATGRPFRHPLDAGHKVDELLAVLLPESSPESSTEDTTGD; encoded by the coding sequence ATGGCACCCCAGGATTTTGAATCAGGGACCTCCAGCGTCCCTGCCGGCGAGACGCGTTGGACCTTCCTCACCAACCATGCCCACGTTCTTCTCGCCATCGCCCGCGATCCGCAGATCCGCATCCGGGATGTTGCGGCACGGGTGGGCGTGACAGAGCGCGCGGCGCAGAAGATCACGGCGGACTTGGTGGAGGCCGGGTATCTCACCCGTACACGGGAAGGACGGCGAAACAGCTATACGGTCGCCACCGGCCGCCCTTTCCGCCATCCGCTCGACGCGGGCCACAAGGTAGATGAACTCCTGGCCGTACTCCTGCCCGAGTCCTCCCCGGAATCCTCCACAGAAGACACGACCGGCGACTGA